ACGTCCGTTCGCAGCCCCTCATCGCGGTGCGCGACGTGGAGGCGAGCAGCCGGTGGTACCAGGCGGTGCTCGGCTGCGAGAGCGGGCATGGCGGGCCCGAGTACGAGATGCTGCTGAACAACGGCGAGCTCGTGCTCCAGCTCCACGCGTGGGACCTGGATGAGCACGCGAACCTGATGGGGCCGGACTCGGCGCCCAGGGGCCACGGCGTGCTGCTCTGGTTCGAGACCACGGACTTCGACGCCTGCGTGGATGCGGCGCAGGCGCTGAAGGTGGAGTGGGTGGAAGCGCCGCACGTGAACCCGAACTCGCGCCGCTGGGAGTTCTGGGCGAAGGACCCGGACGGCTACGTCGTCGTGGTGTCCGCGGAGTCGCGAGCGAAGCGCTCCTGATTCAGCTCCCGCC
This DNA window, taken from Corallococcus coralloides DSM 2259, encodes the following:
- a CDS encoding VOC family protein, which codes for MPSKPRRTGHVRSQPLIAVRDVEASSRWYQAVLGCESGHGGPEYEMLLNNGELVLQLHAWDLDEHANLMGPDSAPRGHGVLLWFETTDFDACVDAAQALKVEWVEAPHVNPNSRRWEFWAKDPDGYVVVVSAESRAKRS